In Ignavibacteria bacterium, one DNA window encodes the following:
- a CDS encoding cysteine desulfurase has protein sequence MKFPIYLDNNSTTQVDPRVLEEMLPFFSERFGNSASKQHSFGWIAESAIDRARQRIASLLNANPEEIFFTSGATESNNLAILGIAQAYQSKGNHIVTSSIEHPSVLEPCKSLGDRGFKISYVRVDESGKVNLKDLKGLINSKTILVSIMASNNEIGTIQPVDEIAKICNAKNVLFHTDAVQSLGKVSLDAQKIQADLISISAHKIYGPKGIGALFIRKRKPSIQLKPIIHGGGHEKGLRSGTLNVPCVVGFGKVCEIALNEMENETSKIKLMQNRLFDFLLSGIEDVSLNGHEIDRLPGNLNFKFKDVNADLLLAEIKDVAFSSGSACSSAKAEPSHVLKAIGLAKNEIQNSIRLSIGRFNTEDEIEYVGKRFTETVKRIRDKIAID, from the coding sequence ATGAAATTTCCGATTTACCTTGATAACAATTCAACTACTCAAGTAGATCCAAGAGTTCTTGAAGAGATGCTTCCCTTTTTTTCAGAACGTTTTGGAAATTCTGCAAGCAAGCAGCATTCTTTTGGTTGGATTGCTGAAAGTGCCATAGACAGAGCAAGACAACGTATTGCATCTCTTTTAAATGCAAATCCAGAAGAGATTTTTTTTACAAGCGGTGCAACCGAATCTAATAATCTTGCCATTCTTGGTATTGCCCAAGCTTACCAAAGTAAAGGAAATCATATTGTTACTTCATCAATTGAGCACCCTTCAGTCCTCGAACCGTGTAAATCTCTTGGGGATAGAGGATTCAAGATATCTTATGTTCGAGTTGATGAATCTGGTAAAGTAAATCTGAAAGATCTAAAAGGATTAATTAATTCAAAAACAATTTTAGTCTCAATAATGGCTTCTAATAATGAGATAGGAACTATTCAACCTGTAGATGAAATTGCAAAAATTTGTAACGCTAAAAATGTTCTTTTTCATACTGACGCAGTCCAATCTTTAGGAAAAGTCAGTCTTGATGCTCAGAAGATTCAAGCCGATTTAATTTCGATCTCAGCCCATAAGATATACGGCCCCAAAGGGATTGGTGCCTTATTCATCAGAAAAAGAAAGCCGAGTATTCAGTTAAAACCAATTATTCATGGCGGTGGGCATGAAAAAGGTCTTAGATCGGGAACTTTGAATGTGCCTTGTGTTGTTGGATTCGGTAAGGTGTGCGAAATTGCATTGAACGAGATGGAAAATGAAACGTCGAAAATAAAATTGATGCAAAATAGATTGTTTGATTTTTTACTAAGTGGAATAGAAGATGTTAGCTTAAATGGGCATGAGATTGATCGTTTGCCAGGCAACTTAAACTTTAAGTTTAAGGATGTTAATGCAGATTTGTTATTAGCTGAAATAAAAGATGTAGCATTTTCAAGTGGATCAGCGTGTTCATCGGCTAAGGCAGAGCCATCGCATGTATTGAAGGCAATTGGATTGGCTAAAAATGAGATTCAAAATTCAATACGATTGAGCATTGGACGATTCAATACCGAAGATGAAATTGAATACGTTGGGAAGCGGTTCACCGAGACAGTAAAACGGATTAGAGATAAAATCGCAATTGATTAA